The proteins below come from a single Tribolium castaneum strain GA2 chromosome 9, icTriCast1.1, whole genome shotgun sequence genomic window:
- the Tim8 gene encoding mitochondrial import inner membrane translocase subunit Tim8, with protein sequence MSDFGDSFSSGEHKAGDKELQEFLMVEKQKAQFNAQIHEFNDFCWDKCVEKTGNKLDSKTETCLTNCVDRFIDVSLLITNRFAQLLQKSAGV encoded by the exons atgagTGACTTTGGGGACTCTTTTTCAAGCGGCGAACATAAAGCCGGTGATAAGGAACTGCAGGAGTTTCTCATGGTTGAAAAACAGAAGGCGCAGTTCAATGCACAA ATACACGAATTTAACGACTTTTGTTGGGACAAGTGCGTAGAGAAGACTGGGAATAAACTGGACAGCAAAACAGAAACGTGTCTCACAAACTGCGTCGACCGGTTCATTGATGTTTCCTTGTTGATTACTAATAGATTTGCACagttattacaaaaaagtgCGGGTgtgtaa